In the Candidatus Neomarinimicrobiota bacterium genome, one interval contains:
- a CDS encoding NAD(P)H-binding protein produces MKVALLGGTGFVGSYLVEELLERGHEPVLLVRPGSEGKVSRRLECTLISGNVGNQNAIFATLEGCDAVIYSIGIIRQFERKGITYDELHFQGAKRAMDAAVQSGIKRFILMSANGVKPDGTPYQKTKYQAEQFLKTTGLEWTIFRPSLIFGDPRGKMEFCTQLRDGLIRLPIPAPLFYRGLWPINAGMFKMSPVHVKDVAAIFVKALAIPETIGQTYALGGPTTLNWKTLIQIVGDASGKHKWTIPTPVLIVKAAAVLLDRFDFFPITRDQIEMLVEGNTCDSTEVFQLFSIEPQLFTPANLSYLKRA; encoded by the coding sequence GTGAAAGTTGCCCTTCTAGGTGGAACCGGGTTTGTCGGCAGTTACCTGGTTGAGGAACTGCTGGAACGAGGCCACGAGCCAGTCCTTCTGGTGAGACCTGGCAGTGAAGGCAAGGTATCGCGGCGGCTGGAATGCACTCTCATTTCCGGTAACGTCGGCAATCAGAATGCCATTTTTGCCACGCTCGAAGGTTGTGATGCCGTAATCTACAGCATCGGGATCATCCGGCAGTTTGAGCGAAAAGGCATCACCTATGATGAGCTGCACTTCCAGGGCGCCAAGCGGGCTATGGACGCTGCCGTTCAATCAGGAATAAAACGCTTCATCCTGATGAGCGCCAATGGAGTAAAACCCGACGGCACCCCTTACCAAAAGACGAAATACCAGGCAGAGCAGTTCTTAAAAACCACTGGTCTGGAGTGGACTATTTTCCGTCCCTCCCTCATCTTTGGAGATCCCAGGGGAAAGATGGAATTCTGTACCCAGCTGCGTGACGGGCTAATTCGCTTACCAATCCCGGCGCCCCTTTTTTATCGGGGACTCTGGCCCATCAATGCGGGTATGTTCAAAATGTCACCTGTTCATGTCAAAGATGTTGCGGCTATTTTCGTTAAAGCCCTGGCCATACCGGAAACCATCGGGCAAACGTATGCGCTGGGAGGACCCACCACACTCAATTGGAAAACGCTCATACAGATTGTCGGGGATGCCAGTGGGAAACACAAATGGACTATCCCTACCCCGGTGCTTATTGTAAAAGCTGCCGCCGTTCTCCTGGATCGCTTTGACTTCTTCCCCATCACCCGCGACCAGATCGAGATGCTCGTGGAGGGTAACACCTGCGATTCAACCGAGGTTTTCCAATTGTTCAGCATTGAGCCCCAGCTGTTCACACCAGCAAATCTTAGCTATCTAAAAAGGGCGTGA
- a CDS encoding proline racemase family protein, which translates to MPVNSTSRVAAIKKWTPPTNWQKVTTIEAHAAGEPLRIILSGFPELPGDSILERRRHAEEHLDHLRTALMWEPRGHADMYGCILTPPVTQKADFGILFLHNEGFSTMFGHGVIAVTKVVLETGILPISAPETTVKIDTPAGLVTAHARVEAG; encoded by the coding sequence ATGCCAGTCAATTCCACATCTAGAGTAGCAGCCATAAAAAAATGGACGCCGCCGACCAATTGGCAGAAAGTCACCACCATTGAAGCCCATGCCGCAGGCGAGCCTTTGCGGATTATTCTGAGCGGATTCCCAGAGTTACCAGGAGATTCTATCCTGGAGCGGCGTCGCCACGCTGAAGAACATCTCGATCACCTGAGGACAGCCCTCATGTGGGAACCCAGGGGCCACGCCGACATGTACGGCTGCATTCTGACCCCGCCTGTAACTCAGAAGGCGGATTTTGGGATTCTGTTTCTACACAATGAAGGCTTCAGTACCATGTTCGGCCATGGGGTCATTGCCGTAACGAAGGTGGTACTGGAGACGGGCATTCTTCCGATATCTGCCCCAGAAACCACGGTTAAAATAGATACCCCCGCGGGGCTCGTTACAGCCCATGCCAGAGTAGAGGCTGGGC